A single Arachidicoccus sp. BS20 DNA region contains:
- a CDS encoding amidohydrolase family protein, with the protein MLLHNLKISDKDIVHLLIKEKKIEKISFNQAEHNINKEEIYFENCFVFPGLINSHDHLDYNLFPKLGNRVYKNYLEWGTDIHLQNKEMIQEILRVPKALRAMWGVYKNLISGVTTVVQHGEAFELKEVPITVFGECVSLHSVRLDKRWKYRLNKPFGEKLPYVIHIGEGTDKERYHEIDELFEWNFFCREIVGVHGIAMNVRQAKKFKALVWCPDSNFFLYNKTAAIDELKHHTKILFGTDSCVSADWNIWHHLREARETKMLDDEALINSVTSLPADIWKINAGAIKENCGADLMIVKQKNKNYAESFFATNPEDIQLILHKGNIVLFDASLMLQLKYLSLKTFSVVYVNGEKKYVYGNVPSLIKNIKKYSPEIKFPVDVE; encoded by the coding sequence ATGCTTTTACACAATCTAAAAATATCGGATAAAGACATCGTTCATCTTTTGATTAAAGAAAAAAAGATAGAAAAAATTTCTTTTAATCAGGCGGAACATAATATTAATAAAGAGGAAATTTATTTTGAAAATTGTTTCGTATTTCCCGGGCTTATCAACTCGCACGACCATTTGGATTATAATCTTTTTCCAAAGTTAGGCAATCGTGTTTATAAAAATTATCTCGAATGGGGAACAGATATTCATTTGCAAAACAAAGAGATGATTCAAGAGATTTTGCGTGTCCCCAAAGCGCTTCGTGCAATGTGGGGCGTTTATAAAAATCTGATTTCAGGCGTTACAACGGTTGTGCAGCACGGCGAAGCATTTGAACTGAAAGAAGTTCCGATAACTGTTTTCGGAGAATGTGTTTCATTGCATTCCGTAAGGTTGGATAAACGTTGGAAATATAGACTGAATAAGCCTTTCGGAGAAAAACTTCCTTATGTAATTCATATCGGCGAAGGCACGGACAAGGAACGATACCATGAAATAGATGAATTGTTTGAGTGGAATTTCTTTTGTCGTGAAATCGTTGGCGTGCATGGTATAGCAATGAATGTGCGGCAGGCGAAAAAGTTTAAAGCGTTGGTGTGGTGTCCCGATTCTAATTTCTTTCTTTATAACAAAACTGCCGCAATTGACGAATTGAAACATCATACAAAAATATTATTCGGTACAGATTCTTGTGTGTCCGCCGATTGGAATATCTGGCATCATCTTCGCGAAGCGCGGGAAACAAAAATGTTGGATGATGAAGCGTTGATAAACTCCGTAACTTCTTTGCCAGCCGATATTTGGAAGATTAATGCTGGTGCCATCAAAGAAAATTGCGGTGCGGATTTGATGATTGTAAAACAAAAAAATAAAAACTATGCAGAAAGTTTTTTTGCAACAAATCCCGAAGATATACAACTGATACTGCACAAAGGAAATATCGTTTTGTTCGATGCTTCATTGATGCTTCAGCTAAAGTATCTTTCGCTTAAAACTTTTTCTGTTGTTTATGTAAACGGAGAGAAAAAATATGTTTACGGCAATGTGCCTTCATTAATAAAAAACATAAAAAAATATTCGCCCGAAATAAAATTTCCTGTTGATGTCGAATAA
- a CDS encoding DUF1972 domain-containing protein: MNIAIIGTRGIPNNYGGFEQFAEYLSVGLVNLGYTVTVYNSHKHPFKGSNWNGVNIVHCFDPEHLIGTVGQFVYDFNCIVDTRHQEYDIILQLGYTSSSVWGRLLPKRKSVITTNMDGFEWKRSKYSKVVRRFLLYAESLAVKHSHYLISDSIGIQKYISNKYNAKTEYIPYGAHIFDEPEELILKEYDVEKYGYNMLVARLEKENNIETILDGTLLAASKTTFLVVGNCETKYGKYLKEKYAPFKFIRFMDSIYDIDRLNNLRYFSNIYFHGHSVGGTNPSLIEAMASQTLICAHDNVFNKTILGKDAYYFSDAEDVANTLNRVSKNNNREMIRGNIAKVINHYSWENIVHQYLEHFEQILFEKQHKCVLAL; this comes from the coding sequence ATGAATATAGCTATTATTGGAACCAGAGGTATTCCTAATAATTACGGAGGTTTTGAGCAGTTTGCTGAATATCTTTCAGTCGGGCTTGTCAACTTGGGGTATACTGTTACTGTATATAATTCCCACAAACATCCCTTCAAGGGAAGTAATTGGAATGGAGTAAATATTGTCCATTGTTTTGACCCCGAACATCTCATTGGTACCGTCGGGCAATTTGTTTACGATTTTAATTGTATTGTAGATACACGTCATCAGGAATATGACATTATTCTTCAGTTAGGTTATACCAGCAGTTCCGTGTGGGGCAGGCTTTTACCGAAGAGAAAAAGCGTGATTACAACCAATATGGATGGCTTTGAATGGAAACGAAGCAAATATTCAAAAGTAGTACGCCGTTTCCTTCTTTATGCCGAAAGCTTAGCTGTAAAACACAGTCATTATCTTATTTCGGATTCGATTGGTATTCAAAAATATATATCGAATAAATATAATGCAAAGACGGAATATATTCCTTATGGTGCACACATTTTTGACGAACCGGAAGAGCTTATACTGAAAGAGTACGATGTTGAAAAATACGGCTATAATATGCTTGTGGCAAGATTGGAAAAAGAAAATAATATTGAAACAATTCTTGACGGAACATTGCTCGCTGCGAGTAAAACTACTTTCCTCGTTGTTGGAAATTGCGAAACGAAATACGGTAAATATTTAAAAGAAAAATATGCACCTTTTAAATTCATCCGTTTTATGGACAGTATTTATGATATTGACAGGCTGAATAATCTCAGGTATTTTTCCAACATTTATTTTCACGGGCATAGTGTTGGTGGGACCAATCCGTCGTTGATTGAAGCGATGGCTTCGCAAACCCTAATATGCGCGCACGACAATGTTTTCAACAAAACCATTTTGGGCAAAGACGCTTATTATTTTTCCGATGCCGAAGACGTTGCAAACACGCTCAATCGTGTTTCAAAAAACAATAACCGTGAAATGATAAGAGGAAATATAGCGAAAGTTATTAATCATTATTCCTGGGAAAATATTGTTCATCAATACTTGGAACATTTTGAACAAATTCTCTTTGAAAAGCAACATAAATGCGTATTAGCGTTGTAA
- the guaA gene encoding glutamine-hydrolyzing GMP synthase: MTEKIIILDFGSQYTQLIARAVREANVYCDILPYHKSFEFDSSLKGIILSGSPFSVNEENAPDVDVASFIEKVPVLGVCYGAQLTAKKFGGRVEKSNKREYGRAQMLKQKDDALLNGVSETSQVWMSHSDSIKELPEGFEILATTASIPVAAFKKTDDMPHALYGLQFHPEVYHSIEGKRILFNFLVNICGCSQDWTPASFVEETIGQLKEKIGNSHVIMALSGGVDSTVAATLISRAIGDRLHGIFVDNGVLRKNEFEQVLETYKTIGLNVKGIDAKDLFYKELAGKTDPEAKRKTIGKLFIDVFQEEAGKIKEAAFLGQGTIYPDVIESVSVHGPSVTIKSHHNVGGLPETMNLQLVEPLRSLFKDEVRRVGLELGIPQDMINRHPFPGPGLAIRILGEVTAEKAQLLQEADEQYITALKDNDLYDKVWQAGAILLPVKSVGVMGDERTYEYTVALRAVTSVDGMTADWAHLPYEFLANVSNAIINNVRGINRVVYDISSKPPATIEWE, from the coding sequence ATGACCGAAAAAATTATTATTCTCGATTTTGGAAGCCAGTACACACAACTCATCGCGCGCGCTGTACGCGAAGCAAATGTTTATTGCGATATTCTTCCGTATCACAAGTCATTTGAATTTGACAGCAGCTTAAAAGGCATTATCCTCAGTGGTTCGCCTTTCAGCGTAAATGAAGAAAACGCACCCGATGTGGATGTCGCTTCATTTATAGAAAAAGTGCCTGTGTTGGGTGTGTGTTACGGCGCACAACTGACTGCAAAAAAATTTGGTGGTCGTGTAGAAAAATCCAACAAACGTGAATATGGTCGCGCGCAAATGCTGAAACAAAAAGACGACGCTTTACTCAACGGCGTTTCCGAAACTTCACAAGTGTGGATGAGTCACAGCGATTCCATTAAAGAGCTTCCGGAAGGATTTGAAATATTGGCAACAACGGCAAGTATTCCTGTTGCTGCTTTTAAGAAAACTGATGATATGCCTCACGCATTGTACGGCTTGCAGTTTCATCCGGAAGTATATCATTCTATTGAAGGAAAAAGAATATTGTTTAATTTTCTGGTAAACATCTGTGGTTGCTCGCAGGACTGGACACCTGCATCATTTGTGGAAGAAACCATCGGACAACTGAAAGAAAAAATTGGCAACAGCCATGTTATCATGGCATTAAGCGGAGGTGTGGACAGCACGGTGGCTGCAACGCTTATCAGCCGTGCAATAGGCGACAGGTTGCACGGGATTTTTGTGGACAATGGCGTGCTACGCAAAAACGAATTTGAGCAGGTTTTGGAAACCTATAAAACGATTGGCTTAAATGTAAAGGGCATTGATGCCAAAGATTTATTTTATAAAGAACTCGCAGGAAAAACCGACCCTGAGGCAAAACGAAAAACGATTGGGAAATTATTTATCGATGTATTTCAGGAAGAAGCCGGCAAAATAAAAGAAGCGGCGTTTCTGGGACAAGGAACCATTTACCCCGATGTAATTGAAAGTGTGAGTGTGCATGGTCCGTCCGTTACCATTAAATCACATCACAATGTCGGCGGCTTACCCGAAACCATGAACCTGCAATTGGTAGAGCCTTTACGTTCCTTGTTTAAAGATGAGGTGCGCCGCGTTGGATTGGAGCTTGGCATTCCGCAGGATATGATTAACCGTCATCCTTTTCCCGGTCCGGGATTGGCAATCAGGATTTTGGGAGAAGTAACCGCCGAAAAAGCACAACTGCTGCAAGAGGCTGATGAGCAATATATTACAGCGTTAAAAGATAATGATTTGTATGATAAAGTGTGGCAAGCTGGAGCGATTTTATTGCCTGTAAAAAGTGTGGGTGTTATGGGCGACGAACGTACTTACGAATATACCGTTGCCTTGCGTGCCGTAACTTCTGTTGACGGTATGACGGCAGACTGGGCACATCTTCCTTATGAATTTCTGGCAAATGTATCTAACGCAATTATTAATAATGTGCGCGGTATTAATCGCGTAGTGTACGACATCAGCAGCAAGCCGCCTGCAACAATTGAGTGGGAGTAA
- a CDS encoding glycoside hydrolase family 32 protein, translated as MRVIFLSCLLSVILIRCAAQEKTPTPQWRPVYHFTPEKTWTNDPNGLFYFDGFFHLYFQNNPFDNVWGHMSWGHAVSKDLVHWQHLPVAIPEVVKKDSVISIFSGSAVVDSHNSSGFSKNGESPLVAIFTGDLPKQKKEAQYIAYSNDTGKTFSFYTGNPVIDLNRADFRDPNVFWYEPAKEWVMTVSLVHEHKIRLYGSKDLKAWTILSDFGPAGYTGHDWECPFLVPLPVNGNSSKIKWVLFVSCWGDKAPYIQYFTGDFDGKNFHNDNSNKQILTVDNGDCFYAAIPWRLEHNQQILIGWLVPGNTATNPWRGQMSIPRDLSLRNTNEGLRLFQQPASIIRKTLSALSAGRNNTWKHIRINNKILMPTGIEKYTGNAYWAEATFDVKKTSKAGINIAEDTTNNHKIAVGYDVNKQLLYIDFGVAGKRYKSVENILQTAPLKSINGKVKIQILLDKSSLEVFGNDGEKVISAMLYPTANETGISLFSEGKATVERLSLWDLNRTGEK; from the coding sequence ATGAGAGTAATATTCTTGTCTTGTCTTTTATCTGTTATATTGATTCGTTGTGCCGCTCAGGAGAAAACGCCTACGCCGCAGTGGCGTCCCGTTTACCATTTTACACCGGAAAAAACGTGGACAAACGACCCTAACGGATTGTTCTATTTTGATGGATTTTTTCATTTGTATTTTCAAAATAATCCTTTTGATAATGTGTGGGGGCACATGAGCTGGGGGCACGCCGTGAGTAAAGATTTGGTTCACTGGCAACACCTTCCGGTAGCTATTCCCGAAGTGGTAAAGAAGGATTCTGTTATTTCTATTTTTTCGGGTTCGGCTGTTGTGGACAGTCATAACTCAAGCGGATTTTCTAAAAACGGAGAATCGCCTCTTGTGGCAATTTTTACCGGCGATTTGCCAAAGCAGAAGAAAGAAGCACAATACATAGCTTACAGTAATGATACCGGGAAAACATTTTCTTTTTATACGGGAAATCCTGTGATAGATTTAAACAGAGCTGACTTTCGCGACCCGAATGTTTTTTGGTACGAGCCTGCCAAAGAATGGGTAATGACGGTATCGTTGGTACATGAACACAAGATTAGGCTTTATGGTTCAAAAGACCTTAAAGCATGGACTATATTGAGCGATTTCGGTCCCGCAGGATATACCGGGCACGATTGGGAATGTCCGTTTTTAGTTCCGCTTCCGGTTAATGGAAATTCATCGAAAATAAAATGGGTATTATTTGTTTCGTGCTGGGGGGATAAAGCGCCGTACATACAATATTTTACAGGCGACTTTGACGGTAAGAATTTTCACAATGATAATTCAAACAAGCAGATATTGACTGTGGATAATGGAGATTGTTTTTATGCCGCTATTCCGTGGAGGCTCGAACATAATCAACAAATTTTAATAGGCTGGTTGGTTCCGGGTAATACAGCAACCAATCCCTGGCGTGGGCAAATGTCCATACCAAGAGATTTATCTTTACGTAACACGAATGAAGGGCTCCGGCTTTTTCAGCAACCGGCATCTATCATTCGCAAAACTCTATCCGCTTTGTCTGCCGGAAGAAATAATACCTGGAAGCATATCAGGATAAACAACAAAATATTAATGCCGACAGGAATAGAAAAATATACGGGAAATGCTTATTGGGCAGAAGCAACTTTTGATGTAAAGAAGACATCCAAAGCCGGTATAAATATCGCCGAAGATACTACGAACAATCACAAAATTGCCGTAGGATATGATGTGAATAAACAATTGTTGTATATCGATTTCGGAGTTGCGGGAAAGAGATACAAATCTGTTGAAAATATATTGCAGACGGCGCCTTTAAAATCTATAAACGGCAAAGTAAAAATTCAGATATTACTGGATAAATCGTCCCTTGAAGTATTTGGCAATGATGGAGAAAAAGTGATAAGTGCCATGTTGTACCCAACAGCAAATGAAACGGGAATTTCACTGTTTTCGGAAGGAAAGGCTACTGTTGAACGGTTGTCGTTGTGGGATTTAAATAGAACGGGAGAGAAGTAA
- a CDS encoding TetR/AcrR family transcriptional regulator has product MTATKQRIIKTSERLFFQYGIANVRLQQIADEVGISVGNLAYHYKNKEAIVSAVYDALLYELSEILSAYLVYPDLSDFDKQFSDLFTFLNENIFYINNIWEIERTYPDIKKEWAALNNKILLQLKKRIKYNIQRGIIKQESYPGEHDLLAQSLFLSIDFWIPQQLLRGKPVSATLYKKALWGLLFPHFTEEGKKEFDKIIIPILN; this is encoded by the coding sequence ATGACGGCAACTAAACAGAGGATAATAAAAACATCTGAACGCCTGTTTTTTCAATACGGTATTGCCAATGTGCGCCTGCAACAAATTGCTGACGAGGTGGGCATTAGCGTAGGCAATCTTGCCTATCATTACAAAAATAAAGAAGCTATTGTGAGCGCCGTTTACGATGCTCTTTTATATGAACTTTCGGAAATATTATCAGCTTATTTGGTTTACCCCGACTTATCCGATTTCGACAAACAATTCTCCGACTTATTTACATTTCTCAACGAAAATATTTTTTATATCAACAATATTTGGGAAATAGAACGCACTTATCCCGACATCAAAAAAGAGTGGGCGGCATTGAATAATAAGATATTGTTACAGTTAAAAAAAAGAATCAAGTACAATATTCAACGCGGCATTATAAAACAGGAATCCTATCCCGGCGAGCACGACTTGCTTGCACAATCCCTATTCTTATCCATTGATTTTTGGATACCGCAACAATTATTACGCGGCAAACCGGTAAGCGCTACACTTTACAAGAAAGCTTTATGGGGCTTACTCTTCCCCCATTTCACAGAGGAAGGAAAAAAAGAGTTTGATAAAATCATCATTCCGATACTGAATTAA
- a CDS encoding ABC transporter ATP-binding protein produces the protein MSKNTKKTKFDLSLFKKVFGYVKPYRTQFLCSLALAVILGFFTPVRPYLIQVTIDRATGKSAAVPQWLHWFISNDNLNDVAKFIVSITVFQIAFIFIETAARFIFTFITSWLGQSVVRNLRVNVYQKISSLNLRQFDRTPIGTLTTRTIDDVERINDMFSDGFIPILADLLSIIITLVTMFWINWKLALICIIPFPFLIVATYYFKESVNKSYTRVRNAVAALNAFVQEHISGIAIVQAFAAEKREEEKFKAINKEHRNANIAANYAYSIFFPVVELILAVSTGILIWYVSDRKLDAGLLISFMLYLNQIFRPLRVIADKFNTIQMGMIAAERVFKIMEIDDVLPSAAPDAYNPGKLAGRVDFNHVWFAYSEQHYVLKDVDFHIKQGETVALVGHTGSGKTSIISLLNRLYEIQQGEIKIDDVNIKDFNTDTLRKNIGVVLQDVFLFSGSIIDNITLRNSDVTREQVIETAKMIGVHDFIMKLPGGYDFKVMERGSSLSLGQRQLISFIRALLYNPSILVLDEATSSIDSESEMLVQHAIDKLISGRTSIVIAHRLSTIRKANKIIVLDKGEIKETGNHEELLAQNGFYAKLHQMQFSEEQAI, from the coding sequence ATGAGTAAGAACACGAAGAAAACAAAGTTTGATTTATCCCTTTTCAAAAAAGTATTTGGTTATGTAAAGCCGTACAGAACACAGTTTTTGTGCAGTCTTGCATTGGCTGTCATACTCGGCTTTTTCACGCCGGTACGTCCGTACCTTATACAGGTAACTATCGACAGAGCTACAGGCAAAAGCGCTGCGGTTCCGCAGTGGCTGCATTGGTTCATATCCAATGACAACCTGAACGATGTCGCCAAGTTTATTGTATCCATAACAGTGTTTCAGATTGCATTTATTTTCATTGAGACAGCTGCGCGGTTTATATTCACATTTATTACGTCATGGCTTGGGCAAAGTGTAGTGCGGAATCTGCGCGTCAACGTTTATCAAAAAATCAGTAGTCTCAATTTACGGCAATTCGACCGCACGCCTATCGGAACGCTCACTACGCGCACCATTGACGATGTGGAACGTATCAATGATATGTTTTCCGACGGCTTTATTCCTATACTGGCAGATTTGCTTTCCATTATCATCACATTGGTTACCATGTTCTGGATTAACTGGAAGCTGGCATTAATATGTATTATTCCTTTTCCATTTTTAATCGTTGCCACCTACTATTTCAAAGAAAGTGTGAACAAAAGTTATACCCGCGTGCGCAATGCAGTTGCCGCTCTGAATGCTTTTGTACAGGAGCATATCTCGGGCATCGCCATTGTGCAGGCATTTGCCGCGGAAAAAAGGGAAGAGGAAAAATTCAAAGCCATCAACAAAGAGCATCGTAATGCAAACATTGCGGCAAATTATGCTTATTCCATCTTTTTCCCTGTGGTCGAATTGATTTTGGCGGTAAGTACCGGCATATTGATTTGGTATGTTTCCGATAGAAAATTAGACGCCGGCTTGCTTATTTCTTTCATGCTTTATCTCAACCAGATTTTCCGTCCTTTGCGCGTCATTGCCGATAAGTTCAACACCATCCAAATGGGTATGATTGCAGCAGAGCGCGTATTCAAAATAATGGAAATTGATGACGTGCTTCCATCGGCTGCGCCGGACGCATACAATCCCGGAAAATTAGCGGGGCGTGTGGATTTTAATCATGTATGGTTTGCTTATTCAGAGCAGCATTATGTATTGAAAGATGTGGACTTCCACATTAAGCAAGGCGAAACCGTTGCACTTGTGGGACATACCGGAAGCGGTAAAACTTCTATCATCAGTTTACTGAACAGGCTGTACGAAATTCAGCAGGGCGAAATAAAAATCGATGACGTAAATATCAAAGATTTCAATACCGATACGCTGCGCAAAAACATTGGCGTAGTGTTGCAGGATGTCTTTTTGTTTTCGGGTTCTATCATCGATAATATTACGCTGCGCAATTCAGATGTTACGAGAGAACAGGTAATTGAAACTGCAAAAATGATTGGCGTTCACGACTTTATTATGAAGCTGCCCGGCGGTTACGATTTTAAGGTCATGGAACGTGGAAGTTCGCTGAGTTTGGGACAAAGGCAATTGATTTCATTTATCCGCGCATTGCTTTACAATCCGTCGATTTTAGTGCTGGACGAAGCCACTTCATCCATCGATTCCGAAAGCGAAATGCTGGTGCAACACGCAATTGATAAATTAATTTCCGGAAGAACCTCTATTGTAATTGCCCACAGGTTATCGACCATTCGCAAAGCCAACAAAATTATTGTTCTCGACAAAGGAGAAATAAAAGAGACAGGCAACCATGAAGAGCTGCTCGCACAAAACGGATTTTATGCTAAATTGCATCAAATGCAGTTCTCGGAAGAACAGGCAATTTGA
- a CDS encoding NAD(P)/FAD-dependent oxidoreductase: MVGQGICGTFLSYYLMQEDQSVLVIDKQKPNRASRIASGVINPVTGRRIVKTWKIDELMPFAWNAYHKIAAEIKLQNIINQCSVLDIHTTEQMRNAFEKRLNDVQHDYIQPCNNEIFWQQYFHFNFGIGEIFPAYCINLIDLLIGWRNYLHELKRLQTEAFSENKLLLKDDFVVYKNITAKKIIFCDGISSVYNNYFKHLPFALNKGEALIVSIPDLPRDFIYKQGFSIVPWKENDLFWIGSTYEWNYDNDLPTNNFKNKVETYLQNYLKVAYNIQEHFAGLRPANTERRPFVGLHTAYPQIGILNGMGTKGCTLAPFYANQLTRHLLHDAKIDAEADVQRFTK, encoded by the coding sequence ATCGTTGGGCAAGGCATTTGCGGCACATTCCTGAGTTATTATTTAATGCAGGAAGATCAATCTGTTTTAGTGATTGACAAACAGAAACCGAACCGCGCCTCGCGCATTGCAAGTGGTGTCATAAATCCTGTTACGGGCAGACGAATTGTAAAGACCTGGAAGATTGACGAATTGATGCCTTTTGCGTGGAATGCTTATCATAAAATTGCAGCGGAGATTAAGCTTCAAAATATCATTAATCAATGCAGCGTCCTCGATATTCACACAACGGAACAAATGCGCAACGCTTTTGAAAAAAGATTGAATGATGTGCAACACGATTACATTCAACCTTGCAACAATGAGATTTTTTGGCAACAATATTTTCATTTCAATTTCGGTATTGGCGAAATTTTTCCGGCGTATTGCATCAATTTAATCGATTTATTAATTGGCTGGCGAAATTATCTGCACGAATTGAAACGCTTACAAACAGAGGCTTTCAGCGAAAACAAACTATTATTAAAAGATGATTTTGTTGTATATAAAAATATTACGGCAAAGAAAATAATCTTTTGCGACGGCATTTCTTCCGTGTACAATAATTACTTCAAACATTTGCCATTTGCATTAAACAAAGGCGAAGCTCTAATTGTTTCTATTCCCGATTTACCAAGAGATTTTATTTACAAACAAGGTTTCAGCATTGTTCCCTGGAAAGAAAATGATTTGTTCTGGATTGGCTCGACGTACGAATGGAATTATGATAATGATTTACCTACAAATAACTTTAAAAATAAAGTGGAAACTTATTTGCAAAATTATTTAAAAGTCGCTTACAACATTCAAGAACACTTTGCAGGATTAAGACCCGCCAACACAGAACGCAGACCATTTGTAGGTTTACACACAGCTTATCCGCAAATTGGGATTCTTAACGGCATGGGAACAAAAGGTTGCACGCTTGCACCTTTTTATGCGAATCAATTGACACGACATCTTTTACATGATGCAAAAATTGATGCTGAAGCCGATGTGCAAAGATTTACCAAGTAA
- a CDS encoding lipid A deacylase LpxR family protein translates to MRRRFLFLFICSLNIFLLQAQAQPHSEFQLISDNDSYTLQGKDGYYTNGLQLVYRWKNSKDASSKTIRSIELGQLMYNAKNGSYNELSELDRPVTAFLFVGYNQTNFTRSDNVLSWSVSVGTIGPPAFGRQVQEAIHSTLGMYKPREWQFQLKTEVGANGSFEWSPNVIKNKTWFDVKPIAGGTLGNTFTDVNAGAAILLGEFNNNSNSVFWNANLNSNQKESFFYLYPQLVVKAYDATVQGGMFIKDKGEYVGKLNRTLFRPQMGWMYANKGFLMNLALTYENKESLTQIKTQLYGTISFGFTW, encoded by the coding sequence TTGAGGCGTAGATTTTTATTTCTCTTTATTTGCTCTCTGAATATTTTTTTATTACAAGCGCAAGCACAACCTCACAGCGAGTTCCAGCTCATCAGCGATAATGATTCTTATACTTTGCAAGGCAAAGACGGATATTATACCAATGGCTTGCAACTGGTTTACAGATGGAAAAACTCCAAAGACGCATCATCAAAAACCATTCGTTCTATCGAACTTGGTCAGTTGATGTACAATGCAAAAAATGGCAGCTATAACGAATTGAGCGAGCTTGACCGTCCCGTAACAGCATTTCTATTTGTCGGATACAATCAAACAAATTTTACCCGGAGCGATAATGTATTAAGCTGGAGTGTTTCGGTTGGCACAATTGGTCCACCCGCATTTGGAAGACAAGTGCAGGAAGCAATTCACAGTACTTTGGGGATGTATAAACCTCGTGAATGGCAGTTTCAATTAAAGACCGAAGTAGGCGCGAACGGTTCATTTGAATGGTCGCCAAATGTGATTAAAAACAAAACTTGGTTTGATGTAAAACCTATTGCTGGCGGAACTTTAGGAAATACTTTTACGGATGTAAATGCAGGCGCAGCAATACTTCTGGGGGAATTTAATAACAATTCAAATTCTGTTTTCTGGAATGCAAACCTGAATAGCAATCAAAAAGAATCATTCTTTTATCTGTATCCGCAACTTGTTGTGAAGGCTTATGATGCAACTGTGCAAGGCGGAATGTTTATAAAAGATAAAGGTGAATATGTTGGTAAACTAAATCGTACGTTATTTCGTCCGCAAATGGGTTGGATGTATGCAAATAAAGGTTTTCTGATGAATCTTGCATTGACTTATGAAAATAAAGAATCGCTTACACAAATTAAAACACAGTTGTACGGAACTATCTCTTTTGGTTTTACTTGGTAA
- a CDS encoding Ppx/GppA phosphatase family protein, translating to MKLAGIDIGSNAARLLIVDVQKKGRSEISFNKVNLVRVPLRLGFDVFKDGRISKEKKQMLLNTMMAFKNLMNAYSVEAVKACATSAMRDASNSKRIINEVKKKSDIDIEIISGDKEATLVFETHIAEKLDKKKSYLYIDVGGGSTEVDFFVEGQQVYQKSFNLGTIRLLQRQVKEADWESVKNEIRKNIKSKLPVTAIGSGGNINKVFSLSKTKDGLPLSLKQLRAYHKSLSVLSIPQRMAKYELKPDRADVIVPALQIYINIMHWAHTSEIIVPKIGVADGLVHELYSEITHKK from the coding sequence ATGAAATTAGCAGGAATTGATATAGGAAGCAATGCGGCGCGTTTGTTGATTGTGGATGTGCAGAAAAAAGGCAGAAGCGAAATATCTTTTAATAAAGTAAATTTGGTAAGAGTGCCGCTGCGTCTTGGTTTTGATGTGTTTAAAGACGGCCGCATCAGCAAAGAAAAAAAACAAATGCTGCTTAATACAATGATGGCATTTAAAAATTTAATGAATGCTTATTCCGTAGAAGCCGTGAAAGCCTGTGCTACCAGTGCTATGCGCGATGCCAGCAATAGTAAACGCATCATCAATGAAGTGAAAAAAAAATCGGATATCGATATTGAAATTATTTCCGGCGACAAAGAAGCTACGCTGGTTTTTGAAACACACATTGCCGAAAAACTGGATAAGAAAAAATCGTATCTCTATATCGATGTAGGCGGCGGCAGCACGGAAGTCGATTTCTTTGTGGAAGGACAGCAGGTGTATCAAAAGTCATTCAATCTTGGAACCATAAGGTTGCTCCAGAGACAGGTAAAAGAAGCTGACTGGGAATCTGTAAAAAATGAAATCAGGAAAAATATTAAAAGCAAATTACCGGTAACAGCTATTGGTTCAGGCGGCAACATCAATAAAGTTTTTTCATTGAGTAAAACCAAAGACGGTTTGCCGCTCTCGTTGAAGCAATTGCGGGCTTATCATAAAAGTTTATCCGTATTATCCATCCCGCAACGCATGGCGAAATACGAATTAAAGCCCGACCGTGCGGACGTGATTGTGCCTGCGTTACAAATTTATATCAACATTATGCATTGGGCGCATACGAGCGAAATTATTGTGCCGAAAATCGGCGTAGCCGACGGATTGGTGCACGAATTATACAGTGAAATAACTCATAAAAAATAA